In the Klebsiella aerogenes KCTC 2190 genome, one interval contains:
- a CDS encoding type IV toxin-antitoxin system YeeU family antitoxin, producing the protein MSLIPAHEWGLQREIVPRFGARLVQEGNRLHYLADRASLMGNFSDTECFKLNDAFPHFISQMESMLTTGELIPCHQHCVTLYHNGFTCEADTLGSCGYVYIAVYPTQR; encoded by the coding sequence ATGTCATTAATACCAGCCCATGAATGGGGACTACAAAGAGAAATTGTTCCACGGTTTGGTGCCAGATTAGTTCAGGAAGGCAACCGGCTGCATTATCTGGCTGACAGGGCTAGTTTGATGGGCAATTTCAGCGATACGGAATGTTTCAAATTGAATGACGCATTTCCACACTTTATCAGCCAGATGGAATCGATGCTGACCACTGGTGAACTGATCCCCTGTCACCAACACTGTGTCACTCTCTACCACAACGGTTTTACCTGCGAAGCTGACACCCTTGGCAGTTGCGGCTACGTGTACATCGCTGTTTACCCTACTCAACGCTAA
- a CDS encoding TA system toxin CbtA family protein produces the protein MNTQPATTPQAAKPCLSPLAVWKMLLTILLDQHYGLTLNDTPFSDETVIQKHIEAGITLADAINFLVERYELVRIDQKGFSVQDQEPWLTSMDVHRARFKLNVERL, from the coding sequence ATGAATACTCAACCTGCAACAACTCCGCAGGCGGCGAAGCCATGTCTGTCGCCCCTGGCTGTCTGGAAAATGTTACTGACAATCCTGCTAGACCAGCACTATGGTCTCACGCTAAACGACACGCCGTTCAGTGATGAAACTGTTATTCAGAAACACATTGAGGCAGGTATTACCTTGGCTGATGCCATAAATTTTCTGGTTGAACGCTATGAACTAGTTCGTATTGACCAAAAAGGCTTCTCTGTGCAAGATCAAGAACCTTGGTTAACTTCTATGGATGTCCACCGAGCACGATTTAAACTCAACGTGGAACGTTTATAA
- a CDS encoding DUF6680 family protein, with product MSLMLSITMVIVTLISPVVAVQVQKFIKRYTDRKTLKIDIFKQLMATRSQNARLSNEHVRALNMIDIAFYGRVRKGQAKRSKAESQVISAWKLYFSHLNTTYPNNDNASGLIWNQNSNNLFVDLLSAIAKDIGYDFERVQLQTAIYSPIAHGEIENDQLKIRKGLASIFSDDGAIKMEIVGIPSRTES from the coding sequence ATGAGTTTAATGCTATCGATCACAATGGTGATAGTGACTTTAATCAGCCCTGTTGTTGCCGTTCAAGTTCAGAAATTTATTAAAAGATATACTGATAGAAAGACGCTCAAAATAGATATTTTTAAACAATTGATGGCCACCAGGTCGCAGAACGCAAGGCTATCAAATGAACATGTCAGAGCACTTAATATGATCGATATTGCTTTTTATGGTCGGGTAAGGAAAGGACAAGCTAAAAGAAGCAAAGCAGAAAGTCAGGTAATATCAGCATGGAAGCTGTATTTCTCACATCTAAATACAACATATCCAAACAACGATAACGCCAGCGGCCTTATCTGGAATCAAAACAGCAATAATTTATTTGTAGATCTTCTTTCAGCCATTGCCAAAGATATTGGTTATGATTTTGAGCGCGTTCAGTTGCAAACCGCTATCTACTCGCCGATTGCACACGGTGAAATTGAAAATGATCAATTAAAAATAAGAAAGGGCCTGGCATCAATATTCTCTGATGATGGCGCTATAAAAATGGAGATCGTTGGTATTCCTAGTCGAACAGAAAGTTAA
- a CDS encoding toxin-antitoxin system HicB family antitoxin, with product MSTAKRDTNQSKCGKAPTFQIRITPELKAQFEAAAADAGMSLGNWLKTLGRKELERLGIETADK from the coding sequence ATGTCAACAGCCAAACGTGATACCAATCAGTCAAAATGCGGCAAAGCTCCCACTTTCCAGATACGGATAACGCCGGAGCTAAAAGCGCAGTTTGAGGCTGCAGCAGCAGACGCAGGGATGAGTTTGGGAAACTGGCTCAAGACCCTGGGAAGAAAGGAGCTGGAGAGGCTGGGCATTGAGACTGCTGATAAGTAA
- a CDS encoding SymE family type I addiction module toxin: MADLHSTPDITVSGTERQLLVGYRPNGRDTSTPSLTLSGKWLREAGFDTGKAVTVKVMDGCIVLLPLSDKEEKLTAELRHIQQSLKSVNGTLQHT; this comes from the coding sequence ATGGCTGATTTGCATTCTACCCCAGATATCACCGTTAGCGGAACCGAGCGTCAGCTGCTGGTTGGCTATCGGCCCAATGGCCGGGATACCAGTACACCAAGTCTTACCCTTTCCGGCAAGTGGCTGCGTGAAGCGGGATTCGATACCGGGAAGGCGGTCACGGTTAAGGTGATGGATGGCTGTATTGTGTTGCTGCCGCTCAGCGATAAAGAAGAGAAATTAACAGCCGAATTACGGCATATTCAACAATCGCTGAAAAGCGTCAACGGCACGCTGCAACATACCTGA
- a CDS encoding virulence RhuM family protein, protein MAKENITSSPAGEFIMFASEDGEVRVECRFEQETLWLPQATIASLYQVTPQAVTQHIKAIYEEGELEQNATCKSYLQVQQEGSRQVSRNRLHYSLPVILAVGYRVRSSRGTQFRQWATQTLQEYLIKGFVMDDERLKNPPVGSSAVPDYFDEMLERIRDIRASERRVYLRVREIFALAADYQPSLKETTQFFQTIQNKLHFACTRHTAAELIHQRADASQPHMGLSSYRGEEVNKGDVTVAKNYLTQDEVSELNRVVNMWLDFAEDQARRRQQVFLRDWQDKLDQFLQFNDREVLQGAGKVSKKMADEKAQAEYSQFAEQQRRLKEAEGEKDIAGLLQWKTEPKK, encoded by the coding sequence ATGGCAAAAGAAAATATAACGTCTTCCCCAGCAGGGGAATTCATTATGTTTGCCAGCGAGGACGGGGAAGTGCGCGTTGAATGCCGCTTTGAGCAAGAAACACTATGGCTCCCTCAAGCAACTATCGCCAGCCTTTATCAAGTCACCCCACAAGCAGTTACACAGCATATTAAAGCGATCTATGAGGAAGGTGAGCTTGAACAAAACGCAACCTGTAAGTCTTACTTACAAGTTCAACAGGAAGGTAGCCGTCAGGTAAGCCGAAACCGGCTTCACTACAGCCTGCCTGTCATACTCGCTGTTGGCTATCGCGTTCGCTCCTCTCGCGGCACGCAGTTCCGCCAGTGGGCGACCCAGACGCTCCAGGAATACCTGATCAAAGGTTTTGTGATGGACGATGAGCGGCTGAAGAATCCGCCTGTGGGTTCATCGGCAGTGCCCGACTATTTCGATGAGATGCTGGAGCGTATCCGCGATATTCGCGCCAGCGAACGCCGCGTTTATTTGCGGGTGCGAGAGATTTTTGCATTAGCGGCTGACTATCAACCATCGCTAAAAGAAACCACGCAGTTTTTTCAAACTATCCAGAACAAGTTACATTTTGCCTGTACCAGGCATACCGCCGCTGAACTCATTCATCAACGTGCTGACGCCAGTCAGCCGCATATGGGGCTGAGCAGCTATAGAGGCGAAGAGGTGAATAAGGGCGACGTGACGGTGGCAAAAAATTATCTCACTCAGGATGAAGTCAGCGAGCTTAACCGCGTAGTTAACATGTGGCTGGATTTTGCCGAGGATCAGGCCCGTCGTCGTCAGCAGGTCTTTTTACGCGACTGGCAGGATAAGCTGGATCAGTTCCTGCAATTTAACGACCGTGAGGTTTTGCAAGGCGCAGGTAAAGTCAGTAAGAAAATGGCCGATGAAAAAGCGCAGGCGGAATATAGTCAGTTTGCTGAACAACAGCGGCGCTTAAAGGAAGCCGAAGGTGAAAAGGATATCGCCGGTTTGCTACAGTGGAAAACAGAGCCTAAAAAGTAG
- a CDS encoding zinc-binding alcohol dehydrogenase family protein, protein MKAIAITQAAADGNNIPFLRDIDLPDPQAQGHDLLVEVKAISVNPVDTKVRAGFNADTPRVLGWDAVGVVKAVGDAVTLFTPGDEVWYAGALGRPGSNSELQLVDERIVALKPRSLENAAAAALPLTAITAWELLFHRLGVQEGGNAGDTLLIVGAAGGVGSILTQLASKLTNMTVIGTASRPESQKWVREAGAHHVIDHSKPLGEELAKIGIHAVTHVASLTNTDQHFNELIAALAPQGKLALIDDPESLDVVPLKAKSISLHWEFMFTRSMFETDDMIAQHQLLTRVAALIDDNTLRTTLGEHYGTINAANLQKAHVKLETGRSVGKIVLEGF, encoded by the coding sequence ATGAAAGCCATTGCCATTACCCAGGCCGCCGCTGACGGCAACAACATCCCCTTTTTACGCGATATCGATCTGCCGGATCCGCAGGCGCAAGGGCACGATCTGCTGGTTGAGGTCAAAGCCATTTCAGTGAACCCGGTCGACACCAAAGTGCGCGCCGGGTTTAATGCCGATACCCCGCGAGTGCTGGGCTGGGATGCGGTTGGCGTGGTGAAAGCCGTTGGCGATGCTGTGACGCTGTTCACGCCGGGCGATGAAGTGTGGTACGCCGGCGCGCTGGGCCGCCCCGGCAGCAACAGCGAACTGCAGCTGGTTGATGAACGCATCGTGGCGCTGAAGCCGCGCTCGCTGGAGAATGCCGCCGCCGCCGCGCTGCCTCTGACCGCTATCACCGCCTGGGAATTGCTGTTCCACCGCCTTGGCGTGCAGGAAGGCGGTAACGCCGGCGATACGCTGCTGATTGTCGGCGCGGCGGGCGGCGTTGGCTCTATCCTCACCCAGTTGGCCAGCAAACTCACCAACATGACGGTGATTGGTACCGCATCGCGCCCGGAAAGCCAGAAGTGGGTACGCGAGGCCGGGGCGCATCACGTCATTGACCACAGCAAGCCGCTCGGTGAAGAACTGGCGAAAATCGGCATTCATGCCGTGACCCACGTCGCCAGCCTGACCAATACCGATCAGCATTTTAACGAACTGATCGCCGCGCTCGCCCCGCAGGGTAAGCTGGCGCTAATTGATGACCCGGAGAGCCTGGACGTGGTGCCGCTGAAAGCGAAAAGCATTTCGCTGCACTGGGAATTTATGTTCACCCGCTCAATGTTTGAGACGGATGATATGATCGCCCAACATCAGCTACTGACCCGCGTCGCCGCGTTGATTGACGATAACACGCTGCGCACTACCCTTGGCGAACACTACGGCACTATCAACGCCGCCAATCTGCAAAAAGCCCACGTTAAGCTGGAAACCGGGCGCTCGGTCGGCAAAATCGTGCTGGAGGGTTTCTAA
- a CDS encoding putative quinol monooxygenase, whose translation MRDDTIALIAVLKAKAGQTEALRDALQALLLPTREEPGNLDYALFQLRDAPDTFYMRESWRDQQALDEHIAQPYFQAFIGQMESLLAEPLRLDYLTPIAP comes from the coding sequence ATGCGCGACGACACCATTGCGCTTATCGCGGTTCTGAAGGCGAAAGCCGGGCAAACCGAGGCCCTGCGCGACGCGCTGCAGGCGCTGCTGCTGCCAACCCGCGAGGAGCCGGGCAATCTCGACTACGCGCTGTTTCAGCTGCGCGACGCGCCGGATACCTTCTACATGCGTGAGTCCTGGCGCGACCAGCAGGCGCTGGATGAGCATATCGCCCAGCCCTACTTCCAGGCCTTTATCGGCCAGATGGAGAGCCTGCTCGCCGAGCCGCTGCGGCTGGATTATCTGACACCCATCGCGCCTTGA
- a CDS encoding NAD(P)-dependent alcohol dehydrogenase, producing the protein MQINAIGTYSASQPLESMSITRREPGPQDVQIAIAYCGVCHSDLHQARAEWAGTLYPCVPGHEIVGRVTAVGDAVSGYAVGDLVGVGCMVDSCKQCEECAEGLENYCDHMVLTYNGPTQDAPGHTLGGYSQQIVVNERYVLRINHPEAQLAAVAPLLCAGITTYSPLRHWHAGPGKKVGVVGIGGLGHMGIKLAHAMGAHVVAFTTSESKRDAARALGADEVVVSRNEDEMAAHVKSFDFILNTVAAPHNLDAFTTLLKRDGTMTLVGAPATPHPSPEVFNLIFRRRSIAGSMIGGIPETQEMLDFCAEHGIVADIELIRADQINEAWERMVKGDVKYRFVIDSSTLAG; encoded by the coding sequence ATGCAGATCAACGCTATAGGTACGTACTCCGCCAGCCAGCCGCTCGAATCGATGTCTATCACCCGCCGCGAACCCGGCCCACAAGATGTGCAGATCGCTATTGCATACTGCGGCGTCTGCCATTCCGATCTCCATCAGGCGCGAGCGGAATGGGCCGGGACGCTGTATCCCTGCGTGCCGGGCCATGAAATCGTTGGCCGGGTGACGGCGGTCGGCGATGCCGTCTCAGGTTACGCCGTCGGCGATCTGGTGGGCGTCGGCTGTATGGTGGATAGCTGTAAACAGTGCGAGGAGTGCGCTGAAGGGCTGGAGAACTACTGTGACCATATGGTGCTGACCTATAACGGGCCGACCCAGGACGCGCCAGGGCATACGCTGGGCGGTTATTCACAGCAGATCGTGGTCAATGAACGCTACGTACTGCGGATAAACCATCCCGAAGCGCAGCTTGCCGCCGTCGCGCCGCTGTTGTGCGCCGGGATCACGACCTATTCGCCGCTGCGCCACTGGCACGCCGGGCCGGGCAAAAAAGTCGGCGTCGTCGGCATCGGCGGCCTGGGACATATGGGGATCAAGTTGGCCCACGCCATGGGGGCCCACGTTGTGGCCTTTACTACCTCGGAATCCAAGCGCGACGCGGCCAGAGCGTTGGGCGCGGATGAGGTTGTGGTGTCGCGCAACGAAGACGAAATGGCGGCCCACGTCAAAAGCTTCGATTTCATCCTCAACACCGTGGCGGCGCCGCACAATCTCGATGCCTTCACCACGCTGCTGAAACGCGATGGCACTATGACCCTGGTTGGCGCCCCGGCCACGCCGCATCCGTCGCCGGAAGTGTTCAATCTGATCTTCCGCCGCCGCTCGATTGCCGGCTCAATGATCGGCGGTATCCCGGAAACCCAGGAGATGCTCGACTTCTGCGCCGAACACGGCATCGTCGCCGATATCGAGCTGATTCGCGCCGATCAGATCAACGAAGCCTGGGAAAGAATGGTCAAGGGCGACGTGAAATATCGCTTCGTGATCGACAGTTCGACTCTCGCCGGCTAA
- a CDS encoding GlxA family transcriptional regulator — protein sequence MTLTDVAIVAVEGFSPFHYSVPCMLFGDTVSETKRFNLQICAEQPGLLSARDGFALYASGDFTAMEQADIVVVPYWGEVNQRPPQALIASLVRARDNGAEIVGLCLGAFVLGYAGLLDGKRAATHWEFEQDFQRLFPQVRLDINALYVDDQKVITSAGTAAALDCCLYIIRQRFGSLAANQIARRMIVPPHREGGQAQFIAQPVPRNTRDARINCLLDYLQQHIAEPHNLDSLAEVVAMSRRTLTRHFARATGMSIADWLTAERLRRSQSLLEAGDLPVEQVAEAVGYLSAVTWRQQFKARFGVSPTEWRRTFRRGV from the coding sequence ATGACATTAACCGACGTGGCGATTGTCGCCGTAGAGGGCTTTAGCCCGTTTCATTATTCCGTCCCCTGTATGCTGTTTGGCGATACGGTCTCGGAAACCAAACGTTTTAATCTGCAGATTTGCGCCGAACAGCCGGGATTACTCAGCGCCCGCGACGGCTTCGCGCTATACGCCAGCGGTGATTTTACCGCGATGGAACAGGCGGATATCGTGGTGGTGCCTTACTGGGGCGAGGTCAACCAGCGCCCGCCGCAGGCGTTGATCGCGAGTTTGGTTCGAGCGCGCGATAACGGCGCGGAAATCGTCGGCCTGTGCCTCGGCGCGTTTGTCCTTGGCTACGCCGGGCTGCTCGACGGTAAGCGGGCGGCGACCCACTGGGAGTTCGAGCAGGATTTCCAGCGCCTGTTTCCGCAGGTGCGGCTCGATATCAACGCCCTGTACGTCGATGACCAGAAGGTGATTACCTCGGCGGGGACCGCTGCGGCGCTCGATTGCTGCCTGTATATCATTCGCCAGCGTTTTGGCAGCCTCGCCGCCAACCAGATCGCCCGGCGGATGATCGTGCCGCCGCACCGCGAGGGCGGCCAGGCGCAGTTTATTGCCCAGCCGGTGCCGCGCAACACCCGCGACGCGCGGATTAACTGCCTGCTGGATTATCTGCAACAGCATATTGCCGAGCCGCATAATCTTGATTCGCTGGCCGAGGTGGTGGCGATGAGCCGCCGTACCCTGACCCGCCACTTCGCCAGGGCGACCGGGATGAGCATTGCCGACTGGTTGACCGCTGAACGTCTGCGCCGCAGCCAGAGCCTGCTCGAAGCGGGGGATTTGCCGGTCGAGCAGGTGGCGGAAGCAGTGGGCTATCTTTCCGCCGTGACCTGGCGCCAGCAGTTTAAAGCGCGTTTTGGCGTTAGCCCGACGGAGTGGCGGCGGACTTTCCGCCGCGGCGTTTAG
- a CDS encoding MBL fold metallo-hydrolase, which translates to MNITHIRNATQIIEYAGKKFLIDPMLADKGAWPGFPGTARSELRNPLVALPFSREKIIDVDAVIVTHTHDDHWDEAAIATIPKTLPVFVQHEADAALLRSQGFQDIRLLSANSEFAGVNLQKTTSGQHGSDRTYAVPAMAERLGEACGVVFRHPQEKTLWLVGDTIWRDEIEADMLKLRPDVVVLNAGYAHVIGFGPIIMGKEDLLKAHFALPEAKIMAIHLEAVNHCLVSREEMRQYVADNQIAGVVSIPQDGETVVY; encoded by the coding sequence ATGAACATCACCCATATCCGCAATGCTACACAGATTATTGAATACGCTGGTAAAAAGTTCCTGATCGACCCTATGCTGGCTGACAAAGGCGCCTGGCCGGGATTTCCAGGAACCGCGCGCAGCGAGCTGCGCAATCCGCTGGTGGCGCTGCCGTTTTCCCGTGAAAAAATTATCGACGTCGATGCGGTTATCGTCACCCATACCCATGACGATCATTGGGACGAGGCGGCGATCGCCACGATCCCAAAAACTCTGCCGGTTTTCGTCCAGCATGAGGCCGACGCCGCGCTGCTGCGCAGCCAGGGATTTCAGGATATCCGCCTGCTGTCGGCAAACAGTGAATTTGCCGGCGTAAATCTGCAGAAAACCACTTCCGGGCAACATGGCAGCGACCGTACCTATGCGGTACCGGCGATGGCTGAACGTCTGGGCGAGGCTTGCGGCGTGGTGTTCCGTCATCCGCAGGAAAAGACGCTGTGGCTGGTTGGCGATACCATCTGGCGCGATGAGATTGAAGCCGACATGCTGAAGCTGCGCCCGGATGTGGTGGTGCTGAACGCCGGCTACGCTCACGTTATCGGCTTTGGCCCAATCATCATGGGCAAAGAGGACCTGCTGAAGGCGCATTTCGCCCTGCCGGAAGCGAAAATCATGGCCATCCACCTGGAGGCGGTCAACCATTGTCTGGTGAGCCGCGAAGAGATGCGCCAGTACGTCGCGGATAATCAGATTGCCGGGGTAGTGAGTATTCCGCAGGATGGGGAAACCGTTGTTTATTAA
- a CDS encoding NUDIX domain-containing protein has protein sequence MKKKLTAADMHNPLVIAETPWFSMRKVGIDVAPGERRDFYSIHYPRPAVGIVALQDDKVLLIRHYRYLIDKVVWAIPSGGVDEGEEPAVAALRELREETGWQAQHAEEIIRYNPSYGSSDQLFITWLATDLSWVGMDADQDEVMETGWFTFEEINQLIARGEMPDGLSLVPLLHLMAQRR, from the coding sequence ATGAAAAAGAAACTAACCGCCGCCGATATGCATAATCCGCTGGTCATCGCCGAGACGCCGTGGTTCAGCATGCGCAAGGTAGGTATTGATGTCGCCCCCGGCGAGCGGCGCGACTTTTATTCCATTCACTACCCACGCCCGGCGGTCGGGATTGTGGCGCTCCAGGACGACAAAGTGCTGCTGATTCGCCACTACCGCTATCTGATCGATAAGGTGGTGTGGGCCATTCCCTCTGGCGGCGTCGATGAAGGGGAAGAGCCCGCCGTCGCCGCGCTGCGCGAACTACGCGAAGAGACCGGCTGGCAAGCGCAACACGCTGAGGAAATCATCCGCTACAACCCGTCATACGGCAGCAGCGACCAGCTGTTTATCACCTGGCTCGCCACCGATTTAAGCTGGGTTGGCATGGACGCAGATCAGGATGAAGTGATGGAAACCGGCTGGTTTACCTTCGAGGAGATAAACCAGCTGATCGCCCGCGGCGAAATGCCGGACGGGCTGTCTCTGGTGCCGCTACTGCACCTGATGGCGCAGCGTAGATGA
- the nlpA gene encoding lipoprotein NlpA, with the protein MKLRLRTAAAVMLAGLLLAGCDQKNDNAKHIKVGVINGAEQDVAEVAKKVAKEKYGLDVELVGFSGSLLPNDATNAGELDANVFQHRPYLEQDNKAHGYHLVAIGNTFVFPMAGYSRKIKSVADIKDGATIAIPNDPTNLGRALLLLQKEQLITLKAGTGLLPTAVDITSNPRNLKIMELEGAQLPRVLDDPKVDVAIISTTYLQQTGLSPVRDGIFIEDKNSPYVNIIVAREDNKDAENVKEFMQSYQSPEVAKAAETIFNGGAVPGW; encoded by the coding sequence ATGAAATTGCGTTTACGCACGGCGGCGGCAGTGATGCTGGCTGGCCTGCTGTTAGCGGGCTGTGACCAGAAGAATGACAATGCCAAACACATAAAAGTCGGCGTGATTAACGGCGCGGAACAGGATGTGGCGGAAGTGGCGAAGAAGGTGGCGAAAGAAAAATATGGCCTCGACGTCGAGCTGGTGGGCTTTAGCGGCTCGCTGCTGCCGAACGATGCCACCAACGCCGGGGAGCTGGATGCCAACGTCTTCCAGCATCGCCCCTATCTGGAACAAGACAACAAAGCGCACGGCTACCACCTGGTGGCCATCGGCAATACTTTTGTCTTTCCCATGGCCGGCTATTCGCGCAAGATTAAATCCGTTGCCGATATTAAAGATGGCGCGACTATTGCCATTCCCAACGACCCGACCAACCTCGGCCGCGCGCTATTGTTATTGCAAAAAGAGCAACTGATTACCCTCAAAGCGGGCACCGGCCTGCTGCCGACGGCGGTGGATATCACCAGCAACCCGCGCAACCTGAAAATTATGGAGCTGGAGGGCGCGCAGCTGCCGCGGGTGCTGGACGATCCGAAGGTCGATGTCGCCATTATCAGCACCACCTACCTGCAGCAAACCGGGTTATCGCCGGTGCGCGATGGCATCTTTATTGAAGACAAAAACTCGCCATACGTGAACATCATTGTGGCGCGTGAAGACAATAAAGACGCCGAAAACGTGAAAGAGTTTATGCAGTCGTACCAGTCGCCGGAAGTGGCGAAGGCGGCAGAAACCATCTTCAACGGCGGCGCGGTACCGGGCTGGTAA
- the murP gene encoding PTS N-acetylmuramic acid transporter subunit IIBC, which produces MAKITKEMIARILAHVGGAANVAQAGNCMTRLRLTLRDESLADSAAIRQIDGVMGVIVSDEQFQVVLGPGKAQTAAEMMNGLMEAAPQAAASLADVAAEKKQALKSKQTSGVQKFLAKFATIFTPLIPGFIAVGLLLGFATLAEQIFVLENAHPNASLVALIGYMKVFSKGMFTFLSILIGYNAQKAFGGSGVNGAIIASLFVLGYNPEATNGFYAGISAFFGHSIDPRGNIIGVLIASILGAWVERQVRRIMPANLDMILTSAVTLLIMGAVTFTVIMPIGGWLFTGMSWLFLHLNGNPFGSAVLAGLFLLAVMFGVHQGFVPVYFALVDAQGFNSLFPILAMAGAGQVGAALALFWRAKRDSLLRTQIKGAIIPGFLGIGEPLIYGVTLPRMKPFITACIGGACGGFFVGLIAWLGLPVGLNTVFGPSGLVALPLMTSGSGIYAGMAVYAGGLAVSYLCGFVLTWLFASKNVDLS; this is translated from the coding sequence ATGGCAAAAATAACTAAAGAGATGATAGCGCGGATCCTGGCTCACGTCGGCGGGGCCGCAAACGTGGCGCAGGCGGGTAACTGCATGACGCGCCTGCGCTTGACCCTGCGCGATGAAAGCCTGGCCGATAGCGCCGCCATTCGCCAGATTGACGGCGTGATGGGGGTTATCGTCAGCGATGAACAGTTCCAGGTGGTATTAGGGCCCGGCAAGGCGCAGACCGCCGCGGAAATGATGAACGGCCTGATGGAAGCGGCGCCGCAGGCAGCCGCCTCGCTGGCGGATGTGGCAGCGGAGAAAAAGCAGGCGTTAAAGAGTAAGCAGACCAGCGGTGTACAGAAGTTTCTCGCGAAGTTCGCCACTATTTTTACGCCTCTGATCCCCGGCTTTATCGCCGTCGGGCTGTTGTTAGGCTTCGCCACGCTGGCGGAACAAATCTTCGTGCTGGAGAACGCGCATCCTAACGCCAGTCTGGTGGCGCTGATTGGTTATATGAAGGTATTCAGCAAAGGGATGTTTACCTTCCTGAGTATCCTGATTGGCTATAACGCTCAGAAAGCCTTCGGCGGTTCGGGCGTGAACGGCGCGATTATCGCCTCGCTGTTCGTGCTGGGCTACAACCCGGAAGCGACCAACGGATTCTACGCCGGAATTTCGGCCTTCTTCGGCCATAGTATCGACCCGCGCGGCAATATTATCGGCGTGCTAATCGCCTCGATTCTTGGCGCGTGGGTGGAGCGTCAGGTGCGGCGGATAATGCCCGCTAACCTCGATATGATCCTTACCTCGGCGGTGACGCTGCTGATTATGGGCGCGGTGACCTTTACGGTGATTATGCCGATTGGCGGCTGGCTGTTTACCGGTATGTCGTGGCTGTTCCTGCATCTTAACGGCAATCCGTTTGGCTCGGCGGTGCTGGCCGGGCTGTTCCTGCTGGCGGTGATGTTCGGCGTGCATCAGGGGTTTGTGCCGGTCTATTTTGCGCTGGTGGATGCGCAGGGCTTTAACTCGCTGTTTCCTATCCTGGCGATGGCCGGGGCTGGGCAGGTGGGTGCAGCGCTGGCGCTGTTCTGGCGCGCGAAGCGCGATTCGCTGCTGCGAACCCAAATCAAAGGGGCGATTATTCCGGGCTTCCTCGGTATTGGCGAACCGCTGATTTACGGCGTGACCCTGCCGCGTATGAAACCGTTTATCACCGCCTGTATCGGCGGCGCCTGCGGCGGCTTCTTCGTGGGCCTGATTGCCTGGCTGGGGCTGCCGGTGGGCCTGAACACGGTGTTCGGCCCGTCCGGGCTGGTGGCGCTGCCGCTGATGACCTCCGGTAGCGGAATTTATGCCGGGATGGCGGTGTACGCCGGCGGTCTGGCGGTTTCGTATTTATGCGGTTTTGTCCTCACCTGGCTGTTCGCCAGTAAAAACGTTGACCTGAGTTAA